From Salinibacterium sp. ZJ450, one genomic window encodes:
- a CDS encoding TetR/AcrR family transcriptional regulator has product MNARSTARGRPRAISRAMLQEAAFELFLELGYDGTTVNEITQRAGVSRGTFFNNFAAKSDVFWVDLDDSIDALADALGQVPATSVPDAVAVVANTLVHLGRGYGAARVPWALTQSEFIGAEQELQASALSRFVRLTSVVTRFIRRQHPDVAELRARTAAYAMAGAVVAAAQEWAAAGSTRGDLASYLQSALDPVVAGFGLGVHGIGPD; this is encoded by the coding sequence GTGAACGCACGGTCGACCGCCCGCGGGCGTCCACGCGCGATCTCGCGGGCGATGCTGCAGGAGGCTGCGTTCGAGTTGTTCCTCGAGCTCGGCTACGACGGCACCACGGTGAACGAGATTACCCAGCGGGCCGGGGTGAGCCGGGGCACGTTCTTCAACAATTTCGCCGCGAAGAGCGACGTGTTCTGGGTCGACCTGGACGACAGCATCGATGCGCTGGCGGATGCGCTCGGGCAGGTGCCGGCGACATCCGTCCCGGATGCGGTGGCGGTGGTGGCGAACACCCTCGTGCATCTGGGACGTGGGTACGGCGCTGCGCGCGTGCCGTGGGCGCTGACCCAGAGCGAGTTCATCGGCGCGGAACAGGAGCTGCAGGCATCCGCGCTCAGTCGTTTCGTGCGATTGACGTCGGTGGTCACGCGATTCATCAGGCGGCAGCATCCGGATGTCGCGGAGTTGCGTGCCCGAACCGCTGCGTACGCGATGGCCGGCGCCGTGGTGGCGGCCGCCCAGGAGTGGGCGGCGGCGGGCAGCACGCGCGGCGACCTCGCCTCGTACCTGCAGTCGGCGCTGGATCCGGTGGTCGCGGGCTTCGGCCTCGGTGTGCACGGCATCGGGCCAGACTAA
- a CDS encoding ZIP family metal transporter, with the protein MADALLAGGIGLAAGCMLVVGALIGWFVRVPQPVVAGVMAFGAGVFISTLAFELVEEANRAGGLFATVAGFLVGAVVYVAADTMLSRRGARHRMHHGDRQTAESEKPGSGRAIAIGALLDGVPESIVLGVSVAAGATFSVPIFVAIAVSNLPEGLSSSSGMKASKRSAAYVFGVWGGIALASGVAALVGFLLFADASGSTVAFVTTIAAGAILAMLTNTMIPEAFEGDHTLTGLVATIGFLAAFVLHDLG; encoded by the coding sequence GTGGCTGACGCACTGCTGGCCGGCGGGATCGGGCTGGCCGCCGGCTGCATGCTGGTGGTGGGGGCGCTCATTGGATGGTTCGTGCGCGTGCCGCAGCCGGTGGTCGCCGGCGTCATGGCGTTCGGGGCGGGGGTGTTCATCTCGACGCTCGCGTTCGAACTGGTCGAGGAGGCGAACCGAGCTGGCGGCCTGTTCGCCACCGTCGCCGGATTCCTGGTGGGCGCGGTGGTGTACGTGGCTGCCGACACGATGCTGTCCCGGCGCGGTGCCCGCCATCGCATGCATCATGGCGATCGGCAGACCGCGGAGAGTGAGAAACCCGGCAGCGGTCGTGCCATCGCCATCGGGGCACTGCTCGACGGCGTCCCGGAGTCGATCGTGCTCGGGGTGAGTGTCGCGGCAGGAGCCACGTTCAGCGTGCCGATCTTCGTCGCGATCGCGGTCTCCAATCTGCCCGAGGGGCTCTCGAGCAGCTCCGGCATGAAGGCGTCGAAGCGCAGCGCCGCGTACGTGTTCGGGGTGTGGGGCGGAATCGCGCTCGCATCCGGCGTCGCGGCACTTGTCGGCTTTCTGCTGTTCGCGGATGCCTCCGGCTCGACCGTCGCGTTCGTGACCACGATCGCGGCAGGGGCCATCCTCGCGATGCTGACCAACACGATGATCCCGGAGGCCTTCGAGGGAGACCACACCCTCACCGGACTGGTAGCCACCATCGGCTTTCTCGCGGCGTTCGTGCTGCACGATCTGGGATGA
- a CDS encoding nitroreductase family deazaflavin-dependent oxidoreductase → MPTATQVARATIAPLTRTRLFRLLAPKALPPMERAVGALSRGRVQLSSLLVPSLVLHSRGAKSGIERDTVLMYCPDGRGRAIVAGTSFARERHPAWSYNLLSHPDAAITVRGRRMPVHAALLGGQEREAAWLLLERQWPGYRGYERQSGRTIRLFRLKPVAADGR, encoded by the coding sequence ATGCCTACCGCGACCCAGGTTGCGCGAGCAACGATCGCCCCGCTGACCCGCACCCGCCTGTTCCGGTTGCTCGCCCCGAAGGCGCTGCCACCGATGGAGCGGGCGGTCGGCGCGCTCAGCCGTGGCAGGGTGCAGCTGAGCAGCCTGCTGGTGCCGTCGCTGGTGTTGCATTCGCGTGGGGCGAAGTCGGGCATCGAACGGGACACGGTGCTGATGTACTGCCCCGATGGCCGCGGCCGCGCGATTGTGGCCGGCACCAGCTTCGCGAGGGAGCGGCATCCGGCCTGGAGCTACAACCTGCTGTCGCATCCGGATGCCGCCATTACCGTGCGTGGCCGGCGGATGCCGGTGCACGCCGCCCTGCTCGGCGGTCAGGAGCGCGAGGCGGCCTGGCTGCTGCTCGAGCGGCAGTGGCCTGGTTATCGGGGCTACGAGCGGCAGTCCGGACGCACCATTCGGCTGTTTCGACTGAAGCCGGTGGCCGCCGACGGTCGGTAG
- the valS gene encoding valine--tRNA ligase has translation MSSQIPDKPALEGLESKWGASWETQGTYRFDRDAAVSTSSTAGTRSTEEHPVFSIDTPPPTASGSLHIGHVFSYTHTDIIARQQRMLGKNVFYPMGWDDNGLPTERRVQNYYGVRCDPSLPYEPDFTPPFEGGDNKSSKAADQKPISRRNFIELCERLTVEDEKQFEDLWRKLGLSVDWTQSYRTISHESQAMAQKAFLRNLARGEAYQADAPTLWDVTFRTAVAQAELEDKDQPGAYHRLAFHHPDGDIHIETTRPELLPACVALVAHPDDERYQHLFGTTATTPVFDVQVPIVAHHLAQKDKGSGIAMICTFGDLTDVIWWRELDLPNRAIIGFDGRIISDPPAAITSAAAKAAYGQLAGKTVFSAKQAVVDLLKASGEMIGDPKSITHPVKFYEKGDKPLEIVSTRQWYIMNGGRSDDLRARMVDLGHRIDWHPEFMKVRYENWVNGLNGDWLISRQRFFGVPIPVWYPLDADGNPVFDSPITPDEASLPVDPSSDAAPGFDESRRNQPGGFVGELDVMDTWATSSLTPQLAGKWESDQKLFTAVFPYDLRPQGQDIIRTWLFSTALRSLLEFDGQAPWKHTAISGFIVDPDRKKMSKSKGNVVTPAGMLDEHGSDAVRYWAASSRLGTDAAFDPQNPKQIKIGRRLAIKVLNASKFVYSFTDAEVSAHATAGTGATEPLDLDLLATLAEVVRTATKAFNDFDHARALETAEQFFWTFCDDYLELVKERAYGATTPEGQASAVYTLRTAIDILLRLFAPFIPFATEEVWSWTHEGSVHGAAWPSAAEANEEPTTGLLPLVSAALIGIRRAKTDAKASQKTEVSSAVIEGPALLAEAEADLKAVGRIAELSFVVGTEVAVRDIVLTDQPAA, from the coding sequence ATGTCGTCGCAGATCCCTGACAAGCCCGCCCTCGAAGGCCTCGAATCCAAGTGGGGAGCCAGCTGGGAAACGCAGGGCACCTACCGGTTCGATCGTGACGCGGCGGTCTCGACAAGCTCGACCGCCGGAACACGCTCGACCGAGGAACACCCGGTGTTCTCGATCGACACTCCCCCACCGACCGCATCCGGTTCGCTGCACATCGGCCACGTGTTCAGCTACACGCACACCGACATCATCGCCCGCCAGCAGCGCATGCTCGGCAAGAACGTCTTCTACCCGATGGGCTGGGACGACAACGGCCTGCCCACCGAACGTCGGGTGCAGAACTACTACGGCGTGCGCTGCGACCCGTCGCTGCCGTACGAGCCTGACTTCACGCCGCCGTTCGAGGGTGGAGACAACAAGAGCAGCAAGGCCGCCGACCAGAAGCCGATCAGCCGCCGCAACTTCATCGAACTCTGCGAACGTCTCACCGTCGAAGACGAGAAGCAGTTCGAAGACCTGTGGCGCAAGCTCGGGCTCTCGGTGGACTGGACCCAGTCGTACCGCACGATCTCGCACGAGTCGCAGGCGATGGCGCAGAAGGCGTTCCTCCGCAACCTCGCCCGCGGCGAGGCATACCAGGCCGATGCTCCCACCCTGTGGGATGTCACCTTCCGCACTGCCGTGGCCCAGGCGGAGCTTGAGGACAAGGACCAGCCCGGCGCGTACCACCGCCTCGCCTTCCACCACCCGGATGGCGACATCCACATCGAGACCACCCGCCCGGAACTGCTGCCGGCCTGTGTGGCGCTGGTCGCACACCCGGATGACGAGCGGTACCAGCACCTGTTCGGCACGACGGCGACCACCCCGGTGTTCGACGTGCAGGTTCCGATCGTCGCCCACCACCTGGCGCAGAAGGACAAGGGATCAGGCATCGCCATGATCTGCACCTTCGGTGACCTGACCGACGTGATCTGGTGGCGGGAACTCGACCTGCCGAACCGCGCCATCATCGGTTTCGACGGGCGCATCATCAGCGACCCGCCCGCCGCGATCACCTCGGCCGCCGCGAAGGCCGCCTACGGTCAGCTGGCCGGCAAGACCGTGTTCAGCGCCAAGCAGGCCGTCGTGGACCTGCTGAAGGCCAGCGGCGAGATGATCGGCGACCCCAAGTCGATCACCCACCCCGTCAAGTTCTACGAGAAGGGCGACAAGCCGCTCGAGATCGTCTCCACCCGCCAGTGGTACATCATGAACGGCGGCAGGTCCGACGACCTGCGCGCCCGCATGGTTGACCTCGGCCACCGCATCGACTGGCACCCCGAGTTCATGAAGGTGCGCTACGAGAACTGGGTGAACGGCCTGAACGGCGACTGGCTGATCAGCCGGCAGCGGTTCTTCGGCGTGCCGATCCCGGTCTGGTACCCGCTCGACGCCGACGGTAACCCGGTCTTCGACTCCCCCATCACCCCGGATGAGGCGAGCCTTCCGGTTGACCCGTCATCGGATGCCGCACCCGGCTTCGACGAGAGCCGGCGCAACCAACCGGGCGGCTTCGTCGGCGAGCTCGACGTGATGGACACCTGGGCCACCTCCTCGCTCACCCCACAGCTGGCCGGCAAATGGGAGAGCGACCAGAAGCTGTTCACCGCGGTCTTCCCGTATGACCTGCGCCCGCAGGGGCAGGACATCATCCGCACCTGGCTGTTCTCCACCGCGCTGCGCTCGCTGCTGGAGTTCGACGGGCAGGCGCCGTGGAAGCACACCGCGATCTCCGGATTCATCGTCGACCCCGACCGCAAGAAGATGTCGAAGTCGAAGGGCAACGTGGTCACCCCGGCCGGCATGCTCGACGAACACGGCTCCGACGCGGTGCGCTACTGGGCGGCATCCAGCCGACTCGGCACCGACGCGGCGTTCGACCCGCAGAACCCCAAGCAGATCAAGATCGGCCGCCGCCTGGCGATCAAGGTGCTGAACGCGTCGAAGTTCGTGTACTCGTTCACGGATGCCGAGGTTTCGGCCCACGCGACCGCCGGAACCGGCGCGACTGAGCCGCTCGACCTAGACCTGCTCGCCACCCTCGCCGAGGTGGTGAGGACCGCCACCAAGGCGTTCAACGACTTCGACCACGCCCGTGCGCTGGAAACCGCCGAGCAGTTCTTCTGGACCTTCTGCGACGACTACCTGGAACTGGTGAAGGAACGCGCATACGGCGCCACCACCCCGGAGGGTCAGGCCAGCGCCGTGTACACCCTGCGCACCGCCATCGACATCCTGCTGCGCCTGTTCGCGCCGTTCATCCCGTTCGCCACCGAAGAGGTGTGGAGCTGGACCCACGAGGGTTCGGTGCACGGCGCCGCCTGGCCCAGCGCGGCCGAGGCGAACGAGGAGCCCACCACCGGACTGCTGCCGCTGGTCAGCGCCGCCCTGATCGGCATCCGCCGCGCCAAGACCGACGCCAAGGCCTCGCAGAAGACCGAGGTGTCATCGGCCGTGATTGAAGGCCCGGCGCTGCTGGCTGAGGCCGAGGCCGACTTGAAGGCCGTCGGCCGCATCGCCGAACTGTCGTTCGTCGTCGGCACCGAGGTCGCCGTGCGGGACATCGTGCTCACCGACCAGCCGGCCGCCTGA